The following coding sequences are from one Acipenser ruthenus unplaced genomic scaffold, fAciRut3.2 maternal haplotype, whole genome shotgun sequence window:
- the LOC131731668 gene encoding E3 ubiquitin-protein ligase RNF115-like: protein MAEAAAVSQHRFFCHCCKGEVNPKLPEYICPRCESGFIEEVADDSSLLESGASAINDDAATQFAELWHLLFVERPFSLDLDSRESAERQQLSGSEHWGPGRPTRLQSQRRYRSRGTTRPERSPAVEGIVQQFLAGLFANSGVPGSPPLSWTGMLHSNPGDYAWGQGGLDAVITQLLGQFENTGPPPAEKEKIGSLPTVTVSQEQVDSNVECPVCKEDYSLGEPVRQLPCGHLFHSDCIVPWLEMHDTCPVCRKSLSGEDSTRQSLDPPSLNGEARPQERWSF from the exons ATGGCGGAGGCTGCCGCGGTTTCTCAACATCGCTTCTTCTGTCACTGCTGTAAGGGTGAAGTGAACCCCAAACTGCCG GAGTACATTTGTCCCAGGTGTGAATCCGGATTCATTGAAGAAGTCGCAGATGATTCCAG cttgCTGGAAAGCGGTGCCAGTGCTATAAATGATGACGCAGCCACACAGTTTGCAGAG CTGTGGCACCTGCTCTTCGTGGAGCGCCCCTTCTCTCTGGACCTGGACAGCCGGGAGTCTGCGGAGAGGCAGCAGCTGAGCGGGTCGGAGCACTGGGGCCCTGGCCGGCCCACCCGACTCCAGAGCCAGAGGAGGTACCGGAGCAGAGGCACCACGAGGCCCGAGCGATCCCCCGCCGTCGAGGG GATTGTGCAGCAGTTCCTGGCCGGTCTCTTTGCAAACTCTGGAGTGCCCGGCTCCCCGCCTCTCTCATG GACAGGCATGCTTCACTCCAATCCCGGGGACTACGCGTGGGGACAGGGAGGGCTGGACGCGGTCATCACACAG ctcctcgGACAGTTTGAGAACACAGGCCCCCCTCCGGCTGAGAAAGAGAAGATTGGCTCCCTGCCCACAGTGACCGTCTCTCAGGAACAAGTCG ACTCTAATGTGGAGTGCCCGGTCTGCAAAGAGGATTACTCTCTGGGAGAGCCGGTCAGGCAGCTTCCCTGCGGTCACCTCTTCCACAGCGATTGCATCGTGCCCTGGTTAGAGATG CACGACACCTGTCCAGTGTGTAGAAAGAGTCTCAGCGGCGAAGACTCCACGAGGCAGAGCCTAGACCCCCCCAGCCTGAACGGAGAGGCCAGACCCCAGGAGCGGTGGTCCTTCTAG